Genomic window (Rhododendron vialii isolate Sample 1 chromosome 4a, ASM3025357v1):
ATCCAAGCATCGAGTCACCTTCACTATAGATCAGCCTTGCTGCAGTTCAAAGACAGCTTGTTCATCAACGAGTTTGCTTCTGTCGACCAGTCTGCTTATCCAAAGACCGAGTCATGGAAGCTCGACGGAAATACTAGCGATTGCTGCTCGTGGGATAGCGTGGAGTGTGACCATGACTCCGGTCGTGTGATTGGTCTCGACCTCAGTAGCAGCTTCCTCtatggttcaatcaactccaaCAGCAGCCTCTTCAGCCTTGTTCACCTTCAAAGGCTAAACCTTGCTGGCAACGACTTCAACTACTCTCAAGTTCCAACCGGATTGGAAATCTTTCGAGACTAAGGAGTCTCAACCTGTCCAATTCTTTTTTTTCGGTCAGATTCCTTCAGAGTTCTCCTCTCTTCCGAAATTGATTTTCCTTGATCTGTCTAGACATGTTTACTCATATTCTACTAAAAGTCacttgaaacttgaaaaaccCAGTCTGAGGGACCTAGTTCAAAACCTAACCAACCTGAAAGTACTTGACCTCAGTGGGGTGAACTTATCTTCTACAGTTTCAAGTGCTTTATCAAATATGACCTCTCTAAGATGTCTTAGTCTTATTAATTGTTTGCTGCACGGTGAATTCCCAATGGGCATTTTTCATCTACCAAACCTATGGATGTTACGCTTGACACTCAATGAAAACCTCTTTGGTTATCTTCCTGAATTTTCACGCAGTAGTCAACTTGAGGAATTGACGATTGGGGGGACAAGTTTTTCCGGAATGCTACCAATTTTAATTGGAAATCTTGAGTCCttaaaaatattagaattaGAATACACGAATTTGTATGGGATGCTTCCACCCTCGGTTGGCAATCTGGCCCAGCTCACGTATCTCGACGTTAGTGGAAACAATTTCTGGGGAAAGATTCCTTCATCAATTGCAAACTTATCAAAACTCACTCACTTGCAAACTTATCAAAACTCACTCACTTAGGACTCAGTGGTGGGACTTTTGACGCAGGTACCCTACCCTTCATACTTGGAAAGCTATCAAAACTCACTGCACTGTACATTACTGGTACAAAAATAAGTGATGTATTACCGCAGTGTCTTGCTAACCTGACCCATCTATCTGCGTTGGTTCTCAGCAATGATGAGTTATTTGGTGAAACCCCATCTTGGCTTCTGAATCTCACCCGAATTACCAGTCTAGACCTTTCAGGAAATCATTTATACGACATGTTCCAAGCTCAATCTCTCAACTCAAGCACCTTGAAGTTCTTGATCTTTCTTCGAACAGCTTGAGTGGTAAAGTTGAGGTAGACATCTTTCAAAATCTCCAAAACCTTACTCTATTGAACTTGTCAGGAAACAAATTGACAATACTCGCAAGGAACAGTAGCAATGCTACTTTTCCGAAATTAAGTAGTATAGGATTGGCCTCATGCAACTTGAAGGAGTTTCCTGATTTCTTGCAGTTCCAGGATGAATTAGAATTCCTTAATTTGGCTAACAAGGGCCTTGTACCAACTTGGTTGTGGAACACGAGTAAAGAAACAATGAGTGGTATCGACCTTCATGGAAACTTTCTTACAGGAATTGAGCAGCATCCAGATGCCATTCCATGGATATCACTACGATTCCTAGATTTCAGTTTTAACTGGCTGCAAGGACCACTCCCACTTCCTCCACCGACTATCATTCTGCCAAAACAGTGCTCTTTTCGCACTTGACGTATCTAATAATTATTTAAGCGGGACCATTCCTCAATGCTTGTCAAGTTCTTCTATTGATTCTCTAGCACTGCTCAATATGAGTATGAACAATTTTCACGGTACTGTTCCCCAAACATTCATGAGGGGGATCAAGATGATTGACTTGAGTCAAAATCAATTGCATGGGGGCCTACCACTTTCATTGTCTAATTGTACAATGCTTGAAATTCTTGTTCTGGGAGACAATCAGATCGAGGacactttttcctttttgttgggAACTCTTCCTCAGTTAGAAGTTCTTGTTCTCCGATCTAACAGATTCCATGGTGCCATTGAGAATCCTAACACCAATTTGAAATTTCCGAAGCTGCGGATCATTGACTTGTCTCACAATGGTTTCTCTGGTACGTTGCCATCAAAGTACTTCCGGAACTGGAATGCAATGAAAGTGGTCGCGAAAGGGAATTCAACGTATATGCAAGTGGAGGAGAAACCAGGAGCTATAGAAAAGGCTAAGTATGTCAAAACCTGTCTTTGTTCATATGGTGGGAATATGGCATTGTGTGGTGCCCCTTTAACATTGTTATGCGAGAATTCAGAAACATCACCCCTACCACCACTGCCACACAGCTCGCAAGGCGATGATTCAGAGTTTTCGAGGGGTATTTACTGGATCGTCATAATCATTGGATATGGGAGTGGGCTGATAGTTGGGTTGGTTATTGGGCAGACACTCACCACGAGGCATCATGAATGGTTTGTCGCGATCTTTGAAAGGGGGAAGAAACCTCAGAAGAGGCCGAAAAGGAAGGGGCGAAGAAACTAAAATATATAAGTAGTGTCTTTAGTGTACGGTTTGTCAATGTGTGTGCTCTTAGATTTCAACAAGTACTTTCCAAGTCTTTCGTCATTTTTACGTTTTCATTTCCAGTGATGCCTACAAGGTCTGatggttttttattttgcagCGTAGTTTCTGTATTTCCTCAGTGTGGCTtttgataggtgctgaaaagcacccgtTTATTCCCATTAACTTAGGTTTTGTCGGTCCTATCTAATGTTATTTAACGAGCTTTAATTGGTTTATGTTGTTTCAGGGCTTACGGAGCATTCGGAAAGGATTTGGAGTAATAATCATGAGTTAAGGATGTTCCGGAAGGATCCACGTTGAGAAGAGGAGCGAAAAGGTGAAGATTGGTCTCGCTGGTCCGGGCCAAGGCATGGTTGGTCCGGACGACCAAGGTTGGGCACGATATGAACAAAGCTGTTTTTCTGGTCCAGCCAATGTAATTGCTGGTTCGGACTAGCGGACAGCAGACGGTGCAAACGGAAATCAGCTTTACGTTTTGGAGTCTTATTGTTTTGGGCTAACTATAAAAGGAGACTTAAAGTTTACTTTTACTTTTCCAGAGACGACAGAAAGAGGCGAGATAGGAAGATTTGTTCATGTCTTCCGATCCATGTCTTCTTCAATCTCGATCgcatctttcttctccatggccggctaaaccccttttctagggggaagatgaaacttcacaccaagtaactctattttatgtatgggtcTTAGGTTTATTATTCGAATTGATTGTGAGACTAAGAATcctttccgtttcaattgaatggaatgattttactttttcttatctattgagtatttgtattccggatttcaaatacctagttttgcaatggttttcatcgattgtagttggagttctgagatagattatactcgtaagacgggtcgtgccgttaggcggccAGACCGTACTtttgagacggtccgtgctatgggataatctataccttttaacaactcaattattttctagatgattattgctagggtttgcaagccctagtaataatcccttctgattcgaataattaatcttgCCTATGCATGTTGGAGTTACACGGTCGAGGTGGAttcgaaccctagattttctctccaatcgttacaaactttccatttaatttattctcttagatttaataaattctccaaattcaaacaaccaaacttcctttgcccgaattaatctaaaaattaatcgaatttgtcgtaactcagCCATACTGTCTCCGTTGGAACGATACTAGgacttgaccactattctacagagtagtagttaattctaaattttataaatatatttttgacacggaacgacgcggtcaaattttggcgccggGGACAATTTGCACGGTTGAgataatttaattagttttttttagtttagttcattgttttttttatttttattttgtttgttagttttggtactCTTAGCTACAGGTTACGAGGCGACAAAACGAGCAAAGATCACTGTGGAGAAGCGGTGCCGTGATATAAAGTGATTTCGTTGACCCACTGTgagtttgttcttctttttggcAAATTAGTGTCTGTGTCTAGAGTACCCGGTTTTAACACCTCTGGGGTATTGAACTTGCATGCTTGGTCGTCAGTCTTTGGAAACCGAACTCTTACCTCTTAATTTGGATTTAGATAGGAGACGTAAGGTTAACAAACAGACCAACTTAGTCACAATGGCAGATGATGCTGATGGAGCACTTGTGGTACCTAACCCCTTCCCTCTCAACTCACACTTTGCCCCCACAGCGTACACTACACCATCATGTGTACGACTACCCACGATCACGGCTaacaactatgagattaagccCGGTACACTCCAAATGCTCCCTAAGTTTCAAGGGCAAGCTCAAGAGGATCCATATCAACACATCACTAAATTTGAAGCCCTCAGTTCCACgcttttaattcaaaattttccgatggatgcattgagattgattttgtttcaattcacttTGATAGGGAACGCCAAACATTGGCTTAGTACTTTGCCAGCTAATTCTATAACATCTTGGGCGCAAATGAGTGCGGCATTCCTTAAGAAATTCTTCCCCATAGGAAAAACACTCAGACTTCGCCAAGAGATTACCACTTTCCAACAAGCTGAGAATGAACAGTTCTATGAGGCTTGGGAGAGATATGGGGATCTCATTCGTAAGTGTCCACACCATGACATACCTAAGTGGCAATTAGTACAGAGTTTTTATTCCGGGCTGCATCCGCAGCATCGTGTGATGGTTGATGCCTCATGTGGAGGCTCTGTGATGGTTAAGAATGAAGAGGATGCTTGGCAGTTATTTGAAACTATGAGCGAAGGGTCCCTGCAAAATGTTTCTCTTGAGAGGAGAACTAAGTCAGTCATTACTGGTTCTGATAAGCCATGAGGTATGTATGAGATTAAACCATCTCATGACCTCCAATCTAAAGTAAATGCACTGACTGAGAAAGTTGAACAGCTTCTCACCAAGGAATTGGCCACCTCACAGCCTCCACCTTATCAGGAGGCATGTTCTTTATGTGCTAGTCCGGCCCATTATATTGTTGACTGTCCTGCAGCACCACAATTCCCTTTGTTTGTGCAAGAACAGGTTAATGCTACACAAGGGTATGCCAATGCGCAGGGTTTCTCCAAACAGGGTAATGATCCTTTTTCCACTACTTATAACCAGGGATGGAGCAAACATCCCAATTTCTCATGGAAGACGGAACACCAGGGTAATAGTTTCGCCCAGCAGCCTAGGCCATTCAACACGCAGTTTAACCCTGCGGCCTATCTCTCACAGAATCAGCAGCAAGCACATCCCCAATCCTCGCGGGATCCATCCTTTGAGGAAAAGGTGCTACAAGCACTTGGTAGACTAAATGACACCCAACAGCAGGTGCGCACCAACACACAGTCCATCGCAAGGTTAGAGACCCAAGTGGGTCAAATAGCCAATGCACTCAATCGTAGAGAAGAAGGTAGGTTGCCTAGTCAGCCTGTCCAACCCCATGGAGGACAGTTTGTGGTTCATGACTCGCCTCCTGCTGATGCTAAGGTAATTATGACTTTGCGCAATAAGAGAGAAGTCGAAACCCGACCAGAGAAAGCGAAATCGAAGGAGCATTTGGCTCCCTCCGACCCAGATAACTTTGGGGAGGAGAGTTCACAGAGTAAAAAGGGAACCCTTCCAGTCACACCCTCACCATCCACCTCCACTTCAAGGGGCTCTAACGTACCACCCTATGTGCCTAAAGCCCCATTCCCACAATGTCTCAATGCCCCATCTCCTTTCCCCAAGAAGGGTGCGGCTATGGAGGATATTCTTGAGGTTTTTAAACAAGTGAAAGTAAACATTCCTCTCCTAGACGCGATCAAACAAGTCCCCACTTATGCTAAGTTTTTGAAGGACCTTTGTACTCAAAAGAGGAAATGTAAAACCAATGTATCGAAAAAGGTCCTTCTCACTGAGCAAGTGAGCTCAGTGTTCCAATCGATTGCTCCTCCTAAGTTACAAGATCCAGGCACCCCTACTATTTCCATAGGAATAGGGAACCATGTCATTGAGCGAGCATTGCTAGACTTAGGTGTCACGTCCTcgaattttaacataattataaatgattttcataataaaaatactcacaaatatccgtactgtacccaaaagatcactgtgttcccattccctcaattaagcttccaagtccataatgttccaacatattacaacattggctcgacggccccagattatcataagtagcgaagttcgaaaaagaattagtggttacaatatttcgagtcaaaagaattacaattttagttacaaatacatctttcaaaataaatttacaaagatgaataggcaactccttcggttaactttcaaaaataatgtccacactccaagcacgccaagcaatgcaagctatggttccgggttagcacctgaaaataatataaggcttgagctacactagcccagtagaaaagtctacgcaaactctatgtgcaaatgagatgaaagatgtcgatgaaacatagactttcgaataacaaagggagcatggatgagacacaagtactatattagaaatttagaacgtaaacgaacacttcactcttgacagttaacctatctttgtccttcgaattcatttttttactcatctttcgatcttcacgcatccacctcatatggttacgttacaaccgcttagtatctcataagttccctatggatccttgatgggcacacaagaaatccttcacatcgtcgcatcacgatatcaatcaaaagacattccgggcattaggaccccgtatacccaatttacattccgggtgataatgaccccgtacatccaattctcattccgggttctcaggaccccgtatatccgattctcattccgggttctcgggaccccgtatatccgatttTCATTCCGGGTTCTTTAGGCCCCGTACATTTGATCACCTGTTTCGTTCCCAGCTTCAGGTTCAACAGAAATCAATCCTTACATtacatgtttctcgtttcattGATTAGCTACCGTTTCTGTCATCTTATCATTCACATGTTctgaaaccgtcattaattcccctttaagcgatctactaaccttttacttcaagttaaacccatgacccacgcatcaactactcactgcggtTTTCAGTTCAAATTAGGCGGTAGCATATCACATTATATTCGTAATCCATTAAAGTCAATCcgttgatcctagtttccgtgataattaactcaataagttcattcaagtccatcgggcatgtttttaggtatgaaatatgtattattctccaaacactagaaatgatgcgtaaacgaacccaatagagtcaatgaaaagcttcgacacgcgagttgaaggatataggaaagcagctgaaagatactgcagcagctcaaggaagcagctgaaagcagctcaaactcctagtctcctaccggtaggcaggcaagtcctaccggtagaacttgaagacagaaaggccaacatttcggtagaacctagacctaccggtagatgaacaagtcctaccggtagaaactccaattcacgcaacctaccggtaggcaagcaagtcctaccggtagaacttggaaacagaaaggtcaacattcgaatttgtgcttgacctaccggtaggtatggaattcctaccggtagaagttcgatacgttgagcagcttttgagctgctgctgtacgtttgagctggttacgaagaaatttctcaattgttctaccggtagggaaaaggctcctaccggtagggaatcgattttctggtaaagtaacaacgttctaccggtagaaaggacgggcctaccggtaggaatctaggaaaaacagacaattctaacagcaactacgaattttcaatccaaacttaaacacgacattacaagcacgattcaagcaccaaatcacccataaaacatataaagagaggtagaattccctacctcgagtatccaagccgaaaccaaagagattatgcaagccctagcttccggaatcccaaccgagctaaatacaccgaaccgagctctatccaatgcgatacgagcccgattacacaagtagaaaatggagttgaggttgatagttttgggttttgagtttagaggcgagtttttgggtgagagagtgagagagatgaagagagccgggagaggagagagagaaccgagagatggagagggaggagagaaaatgaattttctctcctggcacacacacacatatacacacatgcactatattacactaacacccatattttccatattcttgcacattaacctacaaccacaatctccacactaaaccatcacttatccctttataaaatattaaaattaaaaaaaataaggaaatttacgggtctctacattctaccctccttaaagaaatttcgtcccgaaatttgccAAACCAGGTCCAACGCTACCAAGCATCATATAGATACGCAAAATCACAACAACTTATATATGTAACGGTTCAATAATCATGAAAGTGCTACGTCATactcacatcaatcaactaaaacgAAGGTGGATATCTCCTTCGAACTTCGTCCCCCTTTCCCCATGTAAACTCATATTAATCGTATCGTATTGCCTCTCAAAACTTGGCTACACAAATCTAGGATACGTGTCGGATTCTCACCTTAGGACACGTCGGCTTTTAACTCAATTTTggacctctctaacacatgcaatagACTCGTTTCATACAGATTCGTTTCATACTTCCTCAATACCTATGTATTaaaatgcatcaagaatacctgatagtccaattgacttcccgagacttccatctggaatgggcggtgatcaatcgcctcttccaactggatttcgtcagttgtcgcctgggtatccgaAAGACACGCATCGTATCCGATACATAACGTATTCTTCAAACTATAAaagctcctcctttttctgccTCAACGAAACTAACCTCAACGCGGCAATAATTTACGAAATACGTCCTCCCACTTCGAATGACAAAGGGGTATCAACAACGGTCAACATCATCCTTCGGTTATCTCAAACGAAACAATGAGCTTCAAGACTCAGACAACACTGATCAAGGACTCAAAGAATGGAGACGAGGCATCCGGAATCCAAGGAACACATGAAATCTTTAAATTCGCTAAACACCCAACTCAACGTACCGAGGAACATAGAAATAACCGATCATAACCTTTTTATTGCTCTACAAGCCAAATGAGTTTATGAACAATCTCTTGCaaatgatagatttcaataCTGGGGACAAGCACATAGCAACAGGACAGCTCATTAAGTAAACAAACTGAGGCAAGA
Coding sequences:
- the LOC131323579 gene encoding receptor-like protein 6; translated protein: MMDSSLYLHMFLMIFCCFNLNVLTDSYSSAQPLCHEDERSALLQFKHSFHIKKFASGDPAAYPKTESWKLDGNTSDCCSWDSVECDHDSGRVIGLDLSSSFLYGSINSNSSLFSLVHLQRLNLAGNDFNYSQVPTGLEIIPSEFSSLPKLIFLDLSRHVYSYSTKSHLKLEKPSLRDLVQNLTNLKVLDLSGVNLSSTVSSALSNMTSLRCLSLINCLLHGEFPMGIFHLPNLWMLRLTLNENLFGYLPEFSRSSQLEELTIGGTSFSGMLPILIGNLESLKILELEYTNLYGMLPPSVGNLAQLTYLDVPYPSYLESYQNSLHCTLLNPILASESHPNYQSRPFRKSFIRHVPSSISQLKHLEVLDLSSNSLSGKVEVDIFQNLQNLTLLNLSGNKLTILARNSSNATFPKLSSIGLASCNLKEFPDFLQFQDELEFLNLANKGLVPTWLWNTSKETMSGIDLHGNFLTGIEQHPDAIPWISLRFLDFSFNWLQGPLPLPPPTIILPKQCSFRT
- the LOC131323580 gene encoding receptor-like protein 20; protein product: MNNFHGTVPQTFMRGIKMIDLSQNQLHGGLPLSLSNCTMLEILVLGDNQIEDTFSFLLGTLPQLEVLVLRSNRFHGAIENPNTNLKFPKLRIIDLSHNGFSGTLPSKYFRNWNAMKVVAKGNSTYMQVEEKPGAIEKAKYVKTCLCSYGGNMALCGAPLTLLCENSETSPLPPLPHSSQGDDSEFSRGIYWIVIIIGYGSGLIVGLVIGQTLTTRHHEWAYGAFGKDLE